In [Leptolyngbya] sp. PCC 7376, a genomic segment contains:
- a CDS encoding glycogen/starch/alpha-glucan phosphorylase: MDKESLRRAFFEHLFYSAGTDKADAKLRDYYIALANVVRDRLLQRWKKTEETYLTKNAKRVCYLSAEFLMGRYLGNNMISLGIYETIGEMLDDDGIKLEEVLEQEVDPGLGNGGLGRLAACFLDSLACLEVPAIGYGIRYEFGIFHQYIRNGWQVEVPDKWLRNGNPWEICRQNDALEIPFGGHTEVYHSEKGHPCTVWVPARRVKALPYDTPVPGYNNNTVNVLRLWSASAAEDEGFDFEAFNAGDYDGAVASQISSENISKVLYPNDNTPQGRLLRLEQQFFFVSASLQDMIRSHLKKQPTLDNFFDFYTIQLNDTHPAIAVAELMRLLVDEQNVPWDRAWFITQKTLAYTNHTLLPEALERWPVEMFEHLLPRHLEIIYEINFRFIENLKTWYAGNDNLEELINELSIIEEYPQKSIRMANLACVGSHAINGVAALHTQLLQSDTLKGFASIWPEKFFNKTNGVTPRRWIRQCNPKLTTLISSKIGDQWISHLEQVQKIEEFIDDPVFRKDWAAIKHANKVKLAEYIKQHNGIEVNPDSIFDIQVKRIHEYKRQLLDVLYIITLYNRIKANPSVDMVPRTMIFGGKAAPGYFMAKLIIKLVNAVAEVVNNDPQCCSRLKVVFLENFNVSLGQKIYPAANLSEQISTAGKEASGTGNMKFAMNGALTIGTLDGANIEIREEVGADNFFLFGMTADEVYSLKANGYNPMHYYHSNNELKEVIDRIARGDFSHGDTEMFKPIVDSLLHSDQYVLLADFGSYIQCQEKVSAAYKDQDKWTRMSILNAARVGKFSSDRTIDEYVREIWDAKAVPVSL; this comes from the coding sequence ATGGATAAAGAAAGCCTACGCCGAGCATTTTTTGAACATTTATTTTATTCAGCAGGCACCGACAAAGCTGATGCCAAATTACGAGACTATTACATTGCATTAGCCAATGTTGTTCGCGATCGCCTACTACAGCGTTGGAAAAAGACAGAAGAAACCTACCTCACGAAAAATGCGAAGAGGGTTTGTTATCTCTCCGCTGAGTTTCTGATGGGGCGCTACCTTGGCAACAACATGATTAGCCTCGGTATTTACGAAACCATCGGCGAAATGCTCGATGACGATGGCATCAAACTAGAAGAAGTTCTCGAACAGGAAGTTGATCCCGGCCTTGGAAATGGTGGCTTGGGTCGTCTAGCCGCTTGTTTTCTAGATTCCCTTGCCTGCCTAGAAGTGCCAGCGATCGGCTATGGTATCCGCTATGAATTTGGTATTTTTCATCAATATATCCGCAACGGTTGGCAGGTAGAAGTTCCCGATAAATGGCTCCGCAATGGCAACCCATGGGAAATTTGTCGCCAGAACGATGCTCTCGAAATCCCTTTTGGTGGACACACAGAGGTTTACCATAGCGAAAAAGGTCATCCTTGTACTGTCTGGGTACCAGCGCGTCGCGTTAAAGCACTGCCCTACGACACCCCTGTCCCTGGCTACAACAACAATACTGTCAACGTTTTGCGCCTCTGGAGTGCTTCTGCGGCAGAGGATGAAGGCTTTGATTTTGAAGCATTTAATGCTGGAGATTATGACGGTGCAGTAGCCAGTCAAATTTCTTCAGAGAATATTTCGAAGGTTCTCTATCCCAATGACAATACGCCCCAAGGTCGCCTGCTCCGTCTAGAGCAGCAGTTTTTCTTTGTGTCAGCGTCATTGCAGGACATGATTCGCTCTCACCTCAAGAAGCAGCCGACCTTAGATAACTTCTTTGATTTCTATACGATTCAGCTCAATGATACCCACCCGGCGATCGCCGTTGCGGAGTTGATGCGACTCTTAGTTGATGAGCAAAATGTACCTTGGGATCGTGCTTGGTTTATCACCCAGAAGACCCTCGCTTACACAAACCACACCCTATTGCCCGAAGCATTAGAGCGCTGGCCCGTCGAGATGTTTGAGCATCTATTGCCTCGACACCTAGAGATTATCTACGAGATCAATTTCCGCTTTATCGAGAATCTCAAAACATGGTACGCCGGAAACGATAACCTTGAGGAACTCATCAATGAACTCTCAATTATCGAAGAGTACCCTCAAAAATCAATTCGGATGGCGAACCTTGCCTGTGTGGGTAGCCATGCCATCAATGGTGTTGCAGCACTACATACACAACTGCTCCAATCAGATACTCTTAAAGGCTTTGCAAGTATTTGGCCCGAGAAATTCTTTAACAAAACAAACGGTGTCACACCCCGTCGTTGGATTCGTCAATGTAATCCAAAACTCACAACATTAATCTCCAGCAAGATTGGGGATCAGTGGATTAGCCACTTGGAGCAGGTGCAGAAGATCGAAGAATTTATTGACGATCCTGTGTTCCGTAAAGACTGGGCAGCGATCAAACATGCCAACAAAGTGAAACTCGCTGAATATATAAAGCAGCACAATGGCATTGAGGTTAACCCCGATTCCATCTTTGATATTCAAGTGAAGCGTATTCACGAATATAAGCGTCAGTTACTAGATGTGTTGTACATCATCACCCTCTACAACCGCATTAAAGCCAATCCAAGCGTTGATATGGTTCCCCGCACCATGATTTTTGGCGGTAAGGCAGCGCCTGGATACTTTATGGCAAAACTGATTATTAAGTTAGTCAATGCCGTTGCAGAAGTGGTTAACAATGACCCGCAATGTTGCAGTCGCCTGAAGGTTGTCTTCCTCGAAAACTTTAATGTCTCCCTTGGTCAAAAGATCTATCCAGCAGCGAATTTATCTGAGCAGATCTCCACTGCGGGTAAGGAAGCGTCTGGAACAGGCAACATGAAGTTTGCGATGAATGGTGCACTCACTATCGGTACGCTTGATGGTGCAAACATCGAAATTCGCGAAGAAGTCGGTGCAGACAACTTCTTCCTCTTCGGTATGACGGCGGATGAAGTCTATAGCTTAAAGGCGAATGGCTATAATCCAATGCATTATTACCACAGCAATAATGAGCTGAAAGAAGTTATTGACCGCATTGCACGGGGTGATTTCTCCCACGGTGATACTGAAATGTTTAAGCCGATTGTAGATTCTCTCCTACACAGTGATCAGTATGTTCTATTGGCTGATTTTGGCTCTTATATCCAATGCCAAGAAAAGGTTTCTGCAGCTTATAAGGATCAGGATAAGTGGACAAGAATGTCAATTCTAAATGCGGCACGAGTTGGGAAATTCTCTTCTGACCGCACAATTGATGAGTATGTGCGAGAAATTTGGGACGCAAAAGCTGTTCCTGTTTCTCTCTAA
- a CDS encoding DUF2839 domain-containing protein, with protein sequence MGEAKRRKKKLGDNYGKEERLYPWFPLTKSQAENAYNLTTKGAWIGIGLMVALWVTVRVIGPGLGWWAVD encoded by the coding sequence ATGGGAGAAGCCAAACGCCGCAAAAAGAAACTGGGGGATAACTACGGCAAAGAAGAACGCCTTTACCCTTGGTTCCCTCTAACCAAAAGCCAAGCAGAAAATGCGTACAATCTCACCACAAAAGGAGCTTGGATTGGCATCGGTCTGATGGTTGCCCTATGGGTCACTGTCCGCGTCATTGGTCCTGGTCTAGGATGGTGGGCAGTAGACTAA
- a CDS encoding VWA domain-containing protein encodes MAEASLVENRDYTLIIDKSGSMCTSDLPVKNKTRWQAAQESTLALARTCEKIDPDGITVYLFSGRFRRYDNVTADKVVQVYAENDPMGRTDLAGVLQDALDNYFSRKSSGEAKPNGETFLVITDGEPDDCKAVMRVIIDAANKVDRDEEIGISLIQVGGDRKATAYLKALDDQLEQAGAKFDIVDTVTIDQMNDMSLTEVLLNALID; translated from the coding sequence ATGGCAGAGGCATCTTTAGTTGAAAACCGAGATTATACTCTAATCATCGATAAAAGCGGCAGTATGTGTACCAGTGATCTGCCCGTCAAAAACAAGACACGCTGGCAGGCAGCGCAGGAGTCAACATTAGCCCTTGCTCGCACTTGTGAAAAGATCGATCCAGACGGGATTACGGTCTATCTCTTTTCCGGGCGTTTCCGTCGTTATGACAATGTGACTGCCGATAAAGTAGTGCAGGTTTATGCCGAGAATGATCCAATGGGTCGAACAGATCTTGCGGGTGTGTTGCAGGACGCGCTAGACAATTACTTTTCGCGGAAATCTAGTGGTGAAGCGAAGCCTAACGGCGAGACCTTTCTCGTAATCACTGATGGCGAGCCGGACGATTGCAAGGCGGTAATGCGGGTGATCATTGATGCAGCTAACAAGGTTGATCGGGATGAGGAAATTGGGATTTCCCTCATTCAAGTAGGTGGCGATCGCAAGGCTACAGCTTACCTAAAAGCACTTGATGATCAGCTCGAACAAGCTGGTGCAAAATTCGATATTGTCGACACGGTAACCATCGACCAGATGAATGACATGTCCTTAACAGAAGTTCTCTTAAATGCCTTGATTGATTAG
- a CDS encoding PTPA-CTERM sorting domain-containing protein produces MLPVGVSKAFTEGGLTVDVSTIPTSRLGRDNRGLFVQKPGIFNDIPNQVDAAANPNEFIDFDFGSELVQSISVVFSRVGFNDDFSFSVDGNVILPDTDILGVGNNRVFSFDSSVPLGSVLRFRASNFNDDFTISKLTVYAVQQVPTPAAVLPVISGLFAAAGRRKDEESEEA; encoded by the coding sequence GTGCTGCCTGTTGGTGTTTCAAAAGCTTTTACTGAAGGCGGTTTAACGGTCGACGTAAGTACTATCCCCACTAGTCGACTTGGACGAGATAACCGTGGCTTATTTGTTCAGAAACCTGGAATCTTTAATGACATCCCAAATCAAGTTGATGCTGCAGCTAACCCTAATGAATTCATTGATTTTGATTTTGGGAGTGAGCTTGTTCAATCAATTTCAGTCGTCTTTTCAAGGGTTGGATTCAATGATGATTTTAGTTTTTCCGTAGATGGGAATGTGATTTTGCCTGATACAGATATCCTTGGTGTTGGTAATAATCGAGTTTTCAGCTTTGATTCATCTGTTCCTTTAGGTAGTGTCTTGCGGTTTCGTGCATCTAATTTCAATGATGATTTTACGATCTCCAAATTAACTGTTTATGCCGTCCAACAAGTACCGACACCTGCGGCTGTATTGCCTGTAATTAGTGGTTTATTTGCTGCGGCTGGTCGTCGCAAAGATGAAGAATCTGAAGAGGCTTAA
- a CDS encoding IS982 family transposase yields MSSLEALFCHVDDFCQVFEPLWHQALLSSGKKYRRRQRSLSLSEVMTILIAFHQSYYRNFKHFYLIKVKCDWQQEFPLAVSYQRFVTWIPSSLIPLCTYLRRCFGQCTGISFIDATSIKVCHNRRISQHRVFEGCAARGKTSVGWFFDFKLHLVINERGELLNVQVTPGNTDDRQPIVELWQDLWGKVFADKGYVSQSLAQHLQEEHEVTLMAKPRRNMKHHLMVYQDKLFARKRALIETVIDQLKNISQIEHSRHRSPTNFCVNLLCGLIAYCHQPKKPSLQLD; encoded by the coding sequence ATGTCCAGTCTAGAGGCTCTGTTTTGCCATGTTGATGATTTCTGCCAAGTCTTTGAACCCTTATGGCATCAAGCGTTACTCAGCTCTGGCAAAAAATACCGTCGCCGTCAGAGAAGCCTCAGTCTGAGTGAGGTGATGACTATTCTCATTGCTTTCCATCAATCTTACTATCGAAATTTCAAGCATTTCTATCTCATCAAGGTGAAATGCGATTGGCAACAAGAGTTTCCTCTAGCTGTGAGCTATCAACGCTTTGTGACATGGATACCTTCGAGCTTGATTCCTCTCTGTACATATCTGCGACGATGCTTCGGACAATGCACTGGTATTAGCTTCATTGATGCCACCAGCATCAAGGTTTGCCATAATCGCCGTATCTCTCAACACCGTGTTTTTGAAGGTTGCGCGGCAAGGGGCAAGACTTCGGTGGGATGGTTCTTCGACTTCAAACTACACCTGGTCATCAATGAGCGAGGAGAATTACTCAACGTCCAAGTGACGCCCGGAAATACCGATGACCGCCAACCTATAGTGGAGTTATGGCAAGACTTATGGGGTAAAGTCTTTGCCGATAAAGGCTATGTCTCACAATCTTTAGCCCAGCATCTTCAAGAGGAACATGAGGTGACCCTAATGGCTAAACCTCGTCGAAATATGAAGCATCATTTGATGGTTTATCAAGATAAACTTTTTGCTCGTAAGCGGGCTTTGATTGAGACAGTTATTGACCAACTGAAGAACATCTCACAGATTGAACATTCCCGACATCGCAGTCCCACAAACTTTTGTGTGAACTTGCTGTGTGGGCTGATTGCTTACTGCCATCAACCCAAAAAACCTTCTTTACAGCTTGATTAG
- a CDS encoding AEC family transporter encodes MSIILIQLAAIYGKLGLGIGAGWIFGKFSSEAIAKKIGQWLFWVGVPISVFAFVRQIDLSGSIWLAPAVAWLAMGLCLGCAWLWLRYTPHDLDKPAQGSFLLSSTIGNTGYLGFPISLAIAGESMFGWALFYDLLGSLLWGYGIGVMVAAYYGEKEKTSVAKIIGKMFTQAAINPAIWSLILGLVFRGIAFPNLLEQTLHYIAWTVIALAIALIGMRLSHLKNNANITQIRSSLSIKMLLIPLIFALLLPLFDVPRNICLALLLPMAMPPAFATLIVSETYQLDQELSVCSLATGTCLLPFTLPIWVILFS; translated from the coding sequence ATGAGCATTATTCTGATTCAACTGGCGGCAATCTACGGCAAACTCGGACTCGGTATTGGCGCAGGCTGGATCTTCGGGAAATTTTCTTCTGAGGCGATCGCCAAAAAGATTGGTCAGTGGCTCTTTTGGGTTGGCGTGCCGATCAGTGTTTTTGCCTTTGTGCGACAAATCGATTTGAGCGGTTCTATCTGGTTAGCACCCGCTGTTGCATGGCTTGCGATGGGTTTATGTCTAGGGTGCGCATGGCTTTGGCTACGCTATACACCCCACGATCTCGATAAGCCAGCCCAAGGTAGTTTTTTACTCAGCTCAACCATCGGCAACACAGGCTATCTCGGCTTTCCCATCAGTTTGGCGATCGCCGGAGAATCGATGTTTGGCTGGGCGTTATTTTATGACTTGCTGGGCAGCTTACTGTGGGGCTATGGCATTGGTGTGATGGTAGCCGCTTACTATGGCGAAAAAGAGAAAACCTCAGTTGCCAAGATTATCGGCAAAATGTTTACCCAAGCAGCAATTAATCCCGCTATTTGGAGTTTGATATTGGGTTTGGTTTTTCGTGGTATCGCTTTTCCGAATCTTCTCGAACAAACCCTACATTACATTGCGTGGACTGTAATCGCTCTGGCGATCGCCCTCATTGGCATGCGTCTCAGTCACCTCAAAAACAACGCCAACATCACCCAAATTCGTAGCAGCTTATCTATCAAAATGCTGCTTATCCCTCTCATCTTTGCGTTGCTCCTTCCCCTATTTGATGTGCCTCGCAATATTTGTCTTGCCCTACTACTCCCTATGGCAATGCCGCCTGCCTTTGCTACCCTCATCGTCAGCGAAACCTATCAGCTTGACCAAGAATTAAGCGTTTGCTCCCTTGCCACAGGAACCTGTTTACTCCCTTTTACCCTACCGATTTGGGTTATCTTATTCAGCTAA
- the recJ gene encoding single-stranded-DNA-specific exonuclease RecJ codes for MSPTTWQLPANFDIPQTFIEQVQTLTDGRGDRHLTQLLWQRGFTEENQAELLGFLTPDHYQPTSPFDFGQEMKRAMRRLVQAINQGEKIAIWGDFDADGVTATSVLWEGLGQFFEQKTQLTYYVPNRLTESHGLNNAGIEQLKNQGITLIVTCDTGSTNLAEIAYAKELGLDIIVTDHHTLPNDRPDVLAIINPRYFAENHPLYHLSGVAVAYKLVEALYETLPDIPTQPVTNLLDLVAIGLIADLVALKGDCRYLAQRGIRQLQKQLNPQTVVHPGIKFLLEACRKNGDRPTDISFGIGPRINAVSRIHGDASFCVELLTSRDLNRCRRLAEQAESANTRRKEIQNVVVQQAKKQAATFDLSTTGVLVLGDRQWQGGVLGLVANQVAQEFGRPTILLTYDRDQDLWKGSARSVQGIDLYELVHSQGHLLHRFGGHPFAAGLSLKPENLELFKLGINQKARQLLGDRAGQTGKQIKVDLVVNVGELGAGLFRELKCLEPCGMGNPVPKILVQNCGLEITKFHKLRDKFNRKLNYYKVDFLLWDDTGELEGICWGKHPDEIPQGNGYDLVVELDMVSINPREQKSIVRLEAIAPSTNVMQQDSSFNNLVDFRQETALKLTKKQYVIQQDCPITWQDLHDNYHRARQKSKPLALAYNSPKIVDAEEAFKVLIGIAKYLVQHKKIIPLDAVREKIGCGDRLLKLALEALINFGFSYEFTDDKLNIKAIDKQFKPEKITRFQTTFAEEKFQQQYFCDVPLPVIQQTLELSPTDLS; via the coding sequence ATGTCCCCAACAACTTGGCAGCTTCCAGCAAATTTTGATATCCCACAAACCTTTATCGAGCAGGTACAAACCCTAACCGATGGACGCGGCGATCGCCACCTCACTCAATTGTTATGGCAGCGGGGTTTTACCGAAGAGAATCAAGCAGAATTACTGGGGTTTCTAACGCCGGATCACTATCAACCCACCTCGCCATTTGACTTTGGGCAGGAAATGAAGCGGGCGATGCGACGGCTAGTACAGGCGATAAATCAAGGAGAGAAAATTGCGATTTGGGGAGATTTTGATGCGGATGGTGTGACAGCCACCAGTGTTCTTTGGGAAGGGTTAGGACAATTTTTCGAGCAGAAAACGCAGCTCACTTATTATGTCCCCAATCGTCTAACGGAATCCCACGGCCTAAATAATGCTGGAATTGAACAATTAAAAAATCAGGGCATAACTCTAATCGTCACTTGTGATACGGGCAGTACCAATTTGGCGGAAATCGCCTATGCCAAAGAGTTAGGCCTCGATATTATCGTCACTGATCACCACACCCTCCCGAATGATCGTCCCGATGTATTAGCGATTATCAACCCGCGTTACTTTGCAGAAAATCACCCGCTTTATCATTTATCTGGGGTTGCTGTTGCCTACAAACTCGTCGAAGCGCTCTACGAAACATTGCCTGATATTCCGACTCAACCTGTCACAAATTTGTTGGATTTAGTCGCGATTGGGTTGATTGCAGATTTGGTAGCACTGAAAGGAGATTGCCGTTATCTGGCGCAAAGGGGAATTCGTCAACTCCAAAAACAATTAAATCCGCAAACAGTTGTCCATCCAGGGATTAAATTTCTCCTCGAAGCTTGCCGAAAAAATGGCGATCGCCCTACCGATATTTCTTTTGGGATTGGCCCTCGTATTAATGCGGTGAGCCGGATTCATGGGGATGCCAGTTTTTGTGTGGAGCTGCTGACTAGCCGTGATTTGAACCGTTGTCGAAGATTGGCAGAGCAAGCAGAATCGGCAAATACCCGCCGCAAAGAAATTCAAAATGTAGTTGTCCAGCAGGCAAAAAAACAAGCTGCAACGTTTGATTTATCCACCACTGGGGTTTTAGTTTTAGGCGATCGCCAATGGCAGGGGGGTGTGCTGGGTTTAGTCGCAAACCAAGTGGCACAGGAATTTGGGCGACCGACAATTTTATTAACCTATGACCGCGACCAAGACCTCTGGAAAGGCTCCGCACGGTCAGTTCAGGGCATCGATTTATATGAACTCGTCCATTCCCAAGGGCATTTATTGCATCGATTTGGCGGACACCCTTTCGCTGCAGGATTAAGCCTAAAACCTGAAAATCTTGAGCTTTTCAAACTCGGCATTAATCAAAAAGCGCGGCAATTATTGGGCGATCGCGCAGGGCAGACAGGCAAACAAATCAAGGTTGATTTAGTAGTAAATGTAGGGGAATTAGGTGCGGGGCTATTCCGCGAACTCAAATGCCTCGAGCCCTGTGGTATGGGCAATCCTGTCCCAAAAATTCTCGTTCAAAATTGCGGCTTAGAGATCACCAAATTCCATAAACTCCGCGATAAATTTAACCGAAAACTGAATTATTACAAAGTGGATTTTTTGTTATGGGATGACACAGGGGAACTTGAGGGGATTTGCTGGGGAAAACATCCCGACGAAATCCCGCAGGGAAATGGCTACGATCTTGTGGTGGAGCTGGATATGGTGAGCATTAACCCCAGAGAACAAAAATCGATCGTGAGATTGGAGGCGATCGCCCCAAGCACCAACGTAATGCAACAAGACTCGTCTTTTAATAATCTCGTTGATTTCCGCCAAGAAACAGCATTGAAACTCACTAAAAAACAATATGTTATCCAGCAGGACTGCCCGATCACTTGGCAAGATTTACATGATAATTATCATCGCGCTCGTCAAAAATCAAAGCCTTTAGCGTTGGCCTATAACTCACCAAAAATTGTCGATGCCGAGGAGGCTTTTAAAGTATTAATCGGCATCGCCAAATATCTTGTCCAACACAAAAAGATTATCCCTCTAGACGCAGTTCGAGAAAAAATAGGCTGTGGCGATCGCCTGCTCAAACTTGCTTTAGAAGCCTTAATTAATTTCGGTTTTAGTTATGAATTTACCGACGACAAGCTGAATATTAAAGCTATAGACAAACAATTTAAACCCGAAAAAATCACCCGCTTTCAAACTACTTTTGCCGAAGAGAAATTTCAACAACAATACTTTTGTGATGTGCCGCTCCCCGTTATCCAACAAACCTTAGAACTATCGCCTACAGATTTAAGTTAA
- a CDS encoding PD-(D/E)XK nuclease family protein, whose protein sequence is MFYVSQAHLQKFQDCPPSFQNAYLDQLATPLNPVQQQKQEWGIRFHLAMQQLHSGFPLEQITDDEQLKKSVQSLLAEIPYFQIQSGDRHSVAEYRQTLLKQDFLLTIICDWVLFRGDGLEIHDWKTYRQPKQPDRLKNHWQTKLYLYLMAEKTDYNPDDLSMTYWFIEAGKPPQSSTFKYSYIWHQKIESELNQLLEMLTKSLDNYFEKNIFFQHFEPTDCWYCLSQKSSRRSPQSLLSEVGLEQLLETSEIIEI, encoded by the coding sequence ATGTTTTATGTTTCCCAAGCGCATCTCCAGAAATTTCAAGATTGTCCACCTAGTTTTCAGAATGCTTACCTCGATCAATTAGCGACTCCCCTAAATCCTGTCCAACAGCAAAAACAAGAATGGGGGATTCGATTTCACCTTGCGATGCAGCAGCTCCATTCTGGCTTTCCATTAGAGCAAATCACTGATGATGAGCAGCTCAAAAAGTCGGTGCAATCATTACTTGCAGAAATCCCTTACTTTCAAATACAAAGTGGTGATCGCCATTCCGTTGCAGAGTATCGCCAGACCCTACTGAAACAAGATTTCTTATTGACGATTATTTGTGACTGGGTTCTCTTTCGAGGTGATGGTCTCGAAATTCATGACTGGAAAACCTACCGCCAACCGAAACAACCTGACCGCCTAAAAAATCATTGGCAAACAAAATTATATTTATATTTGATGGCAGAAAAAACGGATTATAATCCTGATGATTTGTCGATGACTTATTGGTTTATTGAAGCTGGTAAACCTCCTCAATCTTCAACCTTTAAATACTCGTATATTTGGCATCAAAAAATTGAGTCCGAATTAAATCAACTCCTCGAAATGCTCACAAAAAGTCTTGATAACTACTTCGAGAAAAATATATTTTTTCAACACTTTGAGCCAACTGATTGTTGGTATTGTCTTAGTCAAAAAAGTAGTCGGCGATCGCCCCAGTCCCTACTCTCAGAAGTAGGCCTTGAACAACTCTTAGAAACTAGTGAGATTATTGAAATTTAG
- a CDS encoding pitrilysin family protein, whose protein sequence is MPYSPQPNPAEIFTLDNGLQVIHQYLPASSVVVSDIWVKAGAIAEPPEWEGMAHFLEHMVFKGSDQVCPGEFDHIIENRGGTSNAATSYDYAHFFITTARDQLSETLPYLGDILLNATIPDEEFIRERLVVLEEINSSNDDPDWLGFQALNQTLYQQHPYGRSILGHEEQLCDYTPNQMRCFHRTYYQPHNMSISLIGNIQAEPAIELLETVFAKFPVPAECPAFNVEAEPPLISPRRSDVRFPNIEVSRLMMGWLCDGIENFDDAVGLDVLSVILAGTMSSWLVQELREQRHWVLDISSGFSLQRDSSLFTLQAWLNEEHISDVESVIGDRLTYLQNHTVSETELNRAKSILCNDHIFSMETPSQLAGLYGYYHTLGQLNYAHIYPQLVRRLTVNDLQRLVRQYLSPERCAVVTVNPC, encoded by the coding sequence TTGCCCTATTCTCCCCAGCCGAACCCAGCCGAAATTTTCACGCTCGATAATGGTTTACAGGTGATCCATCAATATCTGCCCGCCTCGTCTGTGGTGGTGAGCGATATTTGGGTAAAAGCCGGGGCGATCGCCGAGCCGCCGGAGTGGGAAGGTATGGCTCATTTTTTAGAGCATATGGTATTTAAAGGCTCTGATCAGGTGTGTCCGGGGGAATTTGACCACATCATCGAAAATCGTGGCGGCACGAGTAATGCCGCAACCAGCTACGATTATGCTCACTTTTTTATCACCACAGCCCGCGATCAGCTCAGTGAAACATTACCCTACCTCGGCGACATTTTACTAAATGCCACCATTCCTGACGAAGAGTTTATTCGTGAGCGATTGGTGGTTCTCGAAGAAATTAACAGCAGCAACGATGATCCCGACTGGCTCGGTTTTCAAGCTTTAAATCAGACGCTATATCAACAGCATCCCTACGGGCGTTCGATTCTCGGTCATGAGGAGCAACTGTGTGACTACACACCGAATCAAATGCGTTGTTTTCATCGCACCTATTATCAACCGCATAATATGTCGATCAGCTTAATTGGCAATATTCAGGCAGAACCTGCCATCGAGTTACTTGAAACAGTCTTTGCAAAGTTTCCAGTCCCCGCCGAATGCCCTGCATTTAATGTGGAAGCTGAACCGCCTTTGATTTCGCCTCGCCGTAGTGATGTGCGGTTTCCCAATATTGAAGTATCGCGCCTAATGATGGGTTGGCTCTGTGATGGCATCGAAAATTTTGATGATGCGGTGGGATTAGACGTGCTGTCGGTCATTCTTGCGGGCACCATGTCATCTTGGCTCGTGCAGGAACTTCGCGAACAACGTCATTGGGTATTGGATATTAGCAGTGGATTCTCGTTGCAACGGGATTCGAGTTTATTTACGCTCCAGGCTTGGCTCAATGAAGAACATATCTCGGATGTAGAAAGCGTGATCGGCGATCGCCTCACTTATTTGCAAAACCATACGGTGTCCGAAACAGAATTAAATCGCGCAAAATCAATTCTCTGCAATGACCATATTTTCTCGATGGAAACGCCCAGTCAACTCGCCGGACTCTATGGCTACTATCACACCCTCGGGCAGCTAAATTATGCCCATATATATCCACAACTGGTACGCCGTTTAACCGTTAATGATTTGCAACGGCTCGTCCGCCAATATTTATCACCAGAACGCTGCGCTGTTGTTACAGTAAATCCTTGCTAA